Proteins encoded in a region of the Clostridium butyricum genome:
- a CDS encoding amidase domain-containing protein gives MLQYKNCHIIILKKFISILCIFFSIFYILFNPSVTFADENDDVKSHVENIFLIRNKAILTQDLDSIQALYNTDIKFGQWAYEYEQKKIKYINNWAEKQGVKFIDIIPNIIIKKIVPSKNKDKYSLYIMCNTEYKYIYPDDESKVNSSRIGTYHSMQLSKENDEYIITKEWYTDPFADSLSLENIKADKIKEFISSQPPRDMSGIGERRLASIDYAMKYCGAATLEEYEYKYNKDYKNFNCEGGDCANFASQILHEGGKFKETSAWNYDKGDVTGPWVNADKFTYYMLNSGRASVIAKGNYEKVYKASYKLLPGDFVAYEKKGDITHISVVTGADSKGYSLVTCHNTDRNNVPWDLGWSDKKITFWLVHVHY, from the coding sequence ATGTTGCAATATAAAAACTGTCACATAATTATTTTAAAGAAATTCATCTCTATTTTATGTATTTTTTTCAGTATATTTTATATTTTATTTAATCCATCAGTAACATTTGCAGATGAGAACGATGATGTAAAATCACACGTTGAAAATATATTTTTAATACGCAATAAGGCTATATTAACTCAAGACCTTGATTCTATTCAGGCATTATATAATACTGATATAAAATTTGGTCAATGGGCATATGAATATGAACAAAAAAAGATTAAATATATAAATAACTGGGCAGAAAAACAAGGTGTCAAATTTATTGATATAATTCCAAATATAATAATCAAAAAAATAGTTCCTTCAAAAAACAAAGATAAATATTCTTTATACATAATGTGTAACACTGAATATAAATATATATATCCAGATGATGAAAGCAAAGTGAATAGCTCTAGAATCGGCACATATCATTCCATGCAACTTTCTAAGGAAAATGATGAATATATAATAACAAAAGAATGGTATACAGATCCATTTGCTGATTCTCTAAGTCTAGAGAATATTAAAGCAGACAAGATTAAAGAATTTATAAGTTCTCAACCGCCTAGAGATATGAGTGGAATAGGTGAAAGGCGTTTAGCTTCTATTGATTATGCTATGAAATATTGTGGCGCTGCAACACTGGAAGAATACGAATATAAATATAATAAAGACTATAAAAATTTCAACTGTGAGGGCGGTGATTGTGCTAATTTTGCATCTCAAATTCTCCATGAAGGTGGAAAATTCAAAGAAACATCAGCATGGAATTATGATAAAGGAGACGTAACTGGACCTTGGGTAAATGCAGATAAATTTACTTATTATATGCTTAACAGTGGCAGAGCATCTGTAATTGCAAAAGGAAATTATGAAAAAGTATATAAAGCTTCTTATAAACTTCTTCCTGGTGACTTTGTTGCATATGAAAAAAAGGGAGACATAACACATATTTCTGTTGTAACAGGTGCAGATTCAAAAGGTTATTCCCTTGTCACATGTCATAATACTGATCGAAATAATGTACCTTGGGATTTAGGATGGAGTGATAAAAAAATAACTTTCTGGCTTGTTCACGTACATTATTAA
- a CDS encoding M15 family metallopeptidase, translated as MIKKILIILLCSFTIMNSSVVPSYSVSFDKTFISSLYNEDNVNSDYKTVMKQDLLILMIAYPQYIQDILCENDNVYIVMKSGAKFIYDDKKNKSSEEKLSNPDLQDMLEDIYPLNKTNEIMSKDFNPGRIRHYGLLNEVYGSSKSSVEKNLCSLKYGYTNYQFNKQNNANIALENTLKELVPLSKNNDKIAAILYPASGTYNYRVISGTGRLSPHAYGITIDLKSDKRDYWKWASKEQGESRIREYPEELVSAFEKNNFVWGGKWGYFDILHFEYRPEIILKARYFSQHDNDNNWFAGVPSEDSYVKECISLIDSKIP; from the coding sequence ATGATAAAGAAAATATTAATTATTTTATTGTGTAGTTTTACAATAATGAATTCTTCCGTAGTCCCATCATATTCAGTCAGTTTTGACAAAACTTTTATATCTTCTTTATATAATGAGGATAATGTAAATTCTGATTATAAAACCGTCATGAAACAGGATTTATTAATATTAATGATTGCTTATCCCCAATATATACAAGATATATTATGTGAAAATGATAATGTATATATCGTTATGAAGAGTGGTGCAAAGTTTATATATGATGATAAGAAAAATAAAAGTTCTGAAGAAAAATTGTCAAATCCTGACCTTCAAGATATGTTAGAAGATATTTATCCTTTAAACAAAACAAATGAAATTATGAGCAAAGATTTTAATCCTGGAAGAATAAGACACTATGGATTATTAAATGAAGTTTATGGCTCCTCAAAAAGTTCAGTTGAAAAGAATTTATGTTCATTAAAGTACGGATATACAAATTATCAATTTAACAAACAAAATAACGCTAATATTGCTTTAGAAAATACATTAAAGGAACTTGTACCTTTATCTAAAAACAATGATAAAATAGCCGCCATACTTTATCCTGCAAGTGGTACATATAATTATAGAGTAATTTCAGGAACTGGTAGATTAAGTCCCCATGCTTATGGAATTACAATTGATTTAAAAAGTGATAAGCGTGATTACTGGAAATGGGCTTCCAAGGAACAAGGTGAATCACGAATTCGTGAATATCCAGAAGAACTTGTAAGTGCATTTGAAAAGAATAACTTTGTATGGGGTGGAAAATGGGGATATTTTGATATTTTACACTTTGAATACAGACCAGAAATAATTCTTAAAGCTCGATATTTTTCTCAACACGATAATGATAATAATTGGTTCGCTGGCGTTCCTTCTGAAGATAGTTATGTTAAAGAATGTATTAGCTTAATCGACAGTAAAATACCATAA
- a CDS encoding sodium-dependent transporter, whose protein sequence is MTKIRKRDTFNSKLGFTIACIGSAVGMGNIWLFPYRTGQFGGAAFLIPYFLFVIIIGIAGVTGEMAFGRAMESGPIGAFRKATESRGSKIGEVIGLIPTLGSLAIAIGYSVVVGWILKFTVGSITGSLIKSNSGEYFNELCGKFGSVPWHMFGLFLVFIFMILGIANGIEKVNKIIMPIFFMLFIVLAVRVGFLEGSDKGYQYLFKPDWNALKDIKTWVYALGQAFFSLSIAGSGTLVYGSYLKKTEDVVSCARNVAVFDTIAAMLAALVIIPAVFAFGLDPSAGPALMFITMPKVFQMMPFGNLFMILFFLAVLFAAVSSLVNLFEAPIESIQERFGVSRKISVGIIAVIAIIVGIMIEDGDTVSNWMDIVSIYIIPLGALLAAVMFFWVCPKGFAKDQVQIGHNKPIGKWFEPLTKYVFVGLTIIVYILGIFYGGIG, encoded by the coding sequence ATGACTAAAATTAGAAAAAGAGATACATTTAATAGTAAACTTGGATTTACCATTGCGTGCATAGGATCAGCAGTTGGAATGGGAAACATATGGCTTTTTCCTTATAGAACAGGTCAATTTGGTGGTGCAGCATTTTTAATACCATATTTTTTATTTGTAATTATCATTGGCATTGCTGGTGTAACAGGAGAAATGGCATTTGGAAGAGCTATGGAGTCTGGTCCCATAGGGGCATTTAGAAAAGCAACAGAATCACGTGGAAGTAAAATTGGAGAAGTGATTGGACTTATTCCAACACTTGGATCGTTAGCAATTGCTATTGGGTATTCTGTTGTAGTTGGATGGATCTTGAAATTTACAGTAGGTTCAATTACAGGTTCATTAATTAAAAGTAATTCTGGAGAATATTTTAACGAGTTATGTGGAAAATTTGGAAGTGTTCCATGGCATATGTTTGGATTGTTTTTAGTATTTATCTTTATGATATTAGGAATAGCAAATGGAATTGAAAAAGTTAATAAGATTATTATGCCTATATTCTTTATGCTATTTATAGTTTTGGCAGTTAGAGTAGGTTTTTTAGAAGGTTCAGATAAAGGTTATCAATATTTGTTTAAACCAGATTGGAATGCATTAAAGGACATAAAAACATGGGTGTATGCTTTAGGACAAGCATTTTTTTCACTATCAATTGCAGGGTCAGGAACTCTTGTTTATGGAAGTTACTTAAAAAAGACAGAAGATGTAGTATCGTGTGCAAGGAATGTGGCTGTGTTTGATACAATTGCAGCAATGCTTGCAGCCCTTGTTATTATTCCAGCAGTATTTGCATTTGGTCTTGATCCATCAGCTGGGCCAGCCCTTATGTTTATTACCATGCCTAAAGTATTTCAAATGATGCCATTTGGAAATCTGTTTATGATTCTATTCTTTTTAGCAGTTTTATTTGCGGCTGTTTCTTCTCTAGTAAATTTATTTGAAGCACCTATAGAGTCTATTCAAGAAAGATTTGGAGTATCAAGAAAGATTTCAGTAGGAATAATTGCAGTTATTGCAATTATTGTAGGTATAATGATTGAAGATGGAGATACAGTAAGTAATTGGATGGATATAGTATCAATATACATAATTCCACTAGGAGCACTACTTGCAGCAGTTATGTTTTTCTGGGTATGCCCAAAGGGATTTGCAAAAGATCAAGTTCAAATTGGACACAATAAACCAATAGGAAAATGGTTTGAACCACTAACAAAATATGTATTTGTTGGATTAACAATAATAGTTTATATTCTAGGAATATTTTATGGTGGTATAGGATAA
- a CDS encoding pyridoxal phosphate-dependent aminotransferase translates to MISKKMYELGSKKSTIRSIFEYGRARAKVVGEENIYDFSLGNPNVPTPKFITETMIDILQNEDPCSIHGYTVAQGDPECRELLAKSLNKRFGTNFTGKNLFMTAGAAASITICFKALAEENDEFITFAPYFPEYKCFVESTGAELKVVPAKVDDFQINFPEFEKMINKNTKGIIVNSPNNPSGAVYSEETIIKLTNLLREKEKEYGHPIFLIADEPYREVAYNNVLIPYLPKYYDNTLVCYSYSKSFSLPGERIGYIVIPDEIVDFNMISASIGGAARVLTHVNAPALFQKVVARCADMPSDITVYEKNKELLYNGLIEAGFECTNPGGAFYLFPKALEDDEVAFCERAKKYDLLLVPGGDFGCPGYFRASYCISTETIKKSLPLFKKLAEEYKK, encoded by the coding sequence ATGATATCAAAAAAAATGTATGAACTAGGAAGTAAAAAGTCAACAATAAGATCAATATTTGAATATGGTAGGGCAAGAGCAAAAGTAGTTGGGGAAGAGAATATCTATGATTTTAGCTTAGGAAATCCAAATGTTCCAACTCCAAAGTTTATTACAGAAACAATGATAGATATATTACAAAATGAAGATCCTTGCAGTATACATGGATATACAGTTGCACAAGGTGATCCTGAGTGTAGAGAACTTTTAGCTAAAAGCCTTAATAAAAGATTTGGAACAAACTTTACTGGAAAAAATTTATTTATGACTGCAGGTGCAGCGGCATCAATAACTATATGTTTTAAAGCATTAGCAGAAGAAAATGATGAATTTATAACTTTTGCACCCTATTTTCCAGAATACAAGTGCTTCGTTGAATCAACAGGAGCAGAATTAAAAGTTGTACCAGCAAAAGTAGATGATTTTCAAATTAATTTTCCGGAATTTGAAAAGATGATAAATAAAAATACAAAAGGGATTATAGTAAATTCACCTAATAATCCAAGTGGGGCAGTATATTCAGAAGAAACAATTATAAAACTTACAAATTTATTAAGAGAAAAAGAAAAGGAATATGGTCATCCAATTTTTCTAATAGCCGATGAACCATATAGAGAAGTTGCATATAATAATGTTCTTATACCATATCTTCCTAAATATTATGATAACACTTTAGTTTGTTATTCATATAGTAAATCATTTTCACTTCCAGGAGAAAGAATAGGCTATATTGTAATTCCAGATGAAATTGTAGATTTTAATATGATATCTGCAAGTATTGGAGGCGCTGCAAGAGTGTTAACTCATGTAAATGCACCTGCATTATTCCAAAAAGTAGTTGCAAGATGTGCAGATATGCCTTCTGATATAACTGTTTATGAGAAGAATAAAGAATTGCTGTATAATGGATTAATTGAGGCTGGATTTGAATGTACTAATCCAGGTGGTGCTTTTTATCTTTTCCCAAAAGCATTAGAAGATGATGAAGTAGCATTCTGTGAAAGAGCTAAAAAGTATGATTTATTATTAGTTCCCGGAGGGGACTTTGGATGTCCAGGATATTTTAGAGCATCATACTGCATTAGTACAGAAACAATTAAGAAATCATTGCCTTTATTTAAAAAATTGGCAGAAGAATATAAAAAATAG
- a CDS encoding MarR family winged helix-turn-helix transcriptional regulator codes for MKEESFEISMLIKEIYSDTMAVVSKSLKGSGLTNQQIMVIKLIAHNKKVNISQLCNEMSLAKGTVSGIVSRMEKAGYVKKVKDEHDNRNTYVTFSDKGIEFAKEFRKEINSSFDKVFENFTYDEIKEIKNSLIKLRDGIKETK; via the coding sequence ATGAAAGAAGAGTCTTTTGAGATATCAATGCTCATAAAAGAAATTTACTCAGATACAATGGCTGTAGTGAGTAAAAGTTTAAAAGGAAGTGGATTAACAAATCAGCAAATAATGGTGATAAAACTTATTGCTCATAATAAAAAAGTTAATATATCTCAGCTTTGTAATGAAATGTCTTTAGCAAAGGGGACTGTATCAGGAATAGTTTCTAGAATGGAAAAAGCGGGTTATGTAAAGAAAGTTAAGGATGAGCATGACAATAGAAATACATATGTTACATTTTCAGACAAGGGAATTGAATTTGCAAAAGAATTCAGAAAAGAAATAAACAGCAGTTTTGATAAAGTTTTTGAAAATTTTACTTATGATGAGATTAAAGAGATAAAAAATAGTTTGATTAAATTAAGAGATGGGATAAAGGAGACTAAATAA
- a CDS encoding HsmA family protein, with the protein MNGKLIFAIIFITAALVFYTIGVFSERRAKSLNKNHVLFFWLGLLCDSTGTFLMGQIAKNQVVISKSAGMIHGITGFAAIVLMIFHAVWATYVLKKNDDDKKRDFHKFSIIVWLIWLIPYVIGMVIGMSK; encoded by the coding sequence ATGAATGGAAAATTAATTTTTGCAATAATATTTATAACAGCTGCTCTTGTGTTTTACACTATAGGAGTATTTAGTGAAAGAAGAGCTAAAAGTCTTAATAAAAATCATGTTTTGTTTTTTTGGCTAGGTCTTTTATGTGATTCTACAGGAACATTTTTAATGGGACAAATAGCGAAAAATCAAGTAGTGATAAGTAAAAGTGCTGGAATGATACATGGAATAACTGGATTTGCAGCTATTGTACTTATGATATTCCATGCAGTATGGGCTACTTATGTATTGAAGAAAAATGATGATGATAAAAAGAGAGATTTCCATAAATTTAGTATAATAGTATGGTTGATATGGCTTATACCATATGTAATAGGAATGGTTATTGGAATGTCAAAGTAA
- a CDS encoding Lrp/AsnC family transcriptional regulator, whose protein sequence is MDNMDNMILQCLKKNSRVKASEISKEIHLSVSAVLERIHKMEKNGVIKNFTIVVDEAKLGNETSALMEVSLDHPKYYDSFTDAIRANKNIVFCYYLTGDFDFMIKILCKSSAELEKIHREIKCLGGVSGTKTHFILKNVKEGILE, encoded by the coding sequence ATGGATAATATGGATAATATGATATTACAGTGTTTAAAGAAAAATTCAAGAGTAAAAGCGTCAGAGATAAGTAAAGAGATACATTTATCAGTTTCTGCTGTTCTTGAACGAATTCATAAAATGGAGAAGAACGGAGTAATAAAAAATTTTACTATAGTTGTAGATGAAGCAAAACTGGGGAATGAAACAAGTGCTCTTATGGAGGTAAGTTTAGATCACCCAAAATATTATGATTCATTTACAGATGCAATTAGAGCAAATAAGAATATAGTTTTTTGCTATTATCTCACAGGTGATTTCGATTTTATGATTAAAATTTTATGCAAGTCATCAGCCGAATTAGAAAAAATACACAGAGAAATTAAATGTCTTGGAGGTGTTTCGGGAACTAAGACACACTTTATTCTAAAAAATGTAAAAGAGGGGATTCTAGAATAA
- a CDS encoding D-amino acid aminotransferase — translation MKNLGYYNGEYDLIENMKVPMNDRVCYFGDGVYDATYSRNHKIFALDEHIDRFFNSAGLLQMKIPYTKSELKELLCDMVKKVDCGEQFVYWQITRGTEMRNHAFPKGDAKANLWIILKPLNIKDMSHKLKLITLEDTRFLHCNIKTLNLLPSVMAAQKTEEMGCDEAVFHRGERVTECAHSNVSIIKDGILKTAPTDNLILPGIARAHLIKMCKRFNIPVDETPFNLNELMNADEVVVTSSGQFCMAACEINGKSVGGKAPEIIKKLQDSLLEEFLNDTDIEEYSVC, via the coding sequence ATGAAAAATTTAGGTTATTACAATGGAGAGTATGATTTAATTGAGAATATGAAAGTTCCTATGAATGATAGGGTATGTTACTTTGGGGATGGTGTATATGATGCAACATATAGCAGAAATCACAAGATATTTGCTCTAGATGAACATATTGATAGATTTTTTAATAGTGCAGGTTTATTGCAGATGAAAATTCCTTATACAAAGAGTGAGCTTAAAGAATTACTTTGTGATATGGTTAAGAAAGTTGATTGTGGAGAACAATTTGTATATTGGCAGATAACAAGAGGAACAGAAATGAGAAATCACGCTTTTCCCAAAGGTGATGCTAAGGCTAATTTATGGATAATTTTGAAACCATTAAATATAAAAGATATGTCACATAAATTAAAATTAATAACACTTGAAGATACAAGATTTTTGCATTGCAATATAAAAACTTTAAATTTGTTACCAAGTGTAATGGCAGCACAGAAAACTGAAGAAATGGGATGTGATGAAGCTGTATTTCATAGAGGTGAAAGAGTAACTGAATGTGCACACAGCAATGTTTCAATAATCAAAGATGGTATTTTAAAAACCGCACCAACAGATAATTTAATTCTTCCTGGGATTGCTAGGGCACATTTAATAAAAATGTGTAAGAGATTTAATATCCCTGTAGATGAAACACCATTTAATTTGAATGAGCTTATGAATGCTGATGAAGTAGTTGTCACAAGTTCAGGACAATTCTGCATGGCAGCATGTGAGATTAATGGGAAATCCGTTGGAGGAAAAGCTCCTGAAATTATTAAAAAATTACAAGATTCACTTCTTGAAGAATTTTTAAATGATACAGATATTGAAGAATATAGTGTTTGTTAA
- a CDS encoding DUF4392 domain-containing protein, giving the protein MNQEELTIFNIGENLDSLMNLDPRGYGVCRILYSAAREYTGEPLSTNSAKKLVDTLKDGDMVYIMTGFVLRPFKKAEMDGIVSTMLLARALVKGFGVKPVIICPKDNIEAVKNLAYAVGIHFHDTIEGLYEYPLSIAAIEFTKDSERAEYQAEELIKKGVPSAVISIECPGANSKGVYHNAVGLDVTELEAKQDVLFNKLKERGVLNIAIGDLGNEIGMGTLKEQLDEYIPYAAKGRCKCGCNGGIAASVQADNIITATVSDWGCYGLIAALAYLKDDLNIMHTKEMEEEVIKTASRSGMIDMYGDLIPAIDGCCMEMNSSIVSLMRETIKSAMELRKTCATWFEKVIELGFYEDQINEVYENKKII; this is encoded by the coding sequence ATGAATCAAGAAGAACTTACAATTTTTAATATTGGAGAAAATTTAGATAGTTTAATGAATTTAGATCCACGAGGATATGGTGTATGCAGAATTTTATATAGTGCAGCAAGGGAATATACTGGAGAACCCCTTTCAACTAATAGTGCAAAGAAACTTGTTGATACATTAAAAGATGGGGATATGGTTTATATAATGACAGGTTTTGTATTGAGACCATTTAAGAAAGCTGAAATGGATGGAATTGTAAGTACAATGCTTTTAGCAAGAGCCTTAGTAAAGGGATTTGGCGTTAAGCCAGTAATAATATGCCCAAAAGATAACATAGAAGCGGTAAAAAACTTAGCATATGCTGTGGGGATACATTTTCATGATACAATTGAAGGATTATATGAATATCCATTATCAATAGCAGCAATTGAATTTACTAAGGATTCAGAAAGAGCTGAATATCAAGCTGAAGAATTAATTAAAAAAGGAGTGCCATCAGCTGTTATAAGTATTGAGTGTCCAGGGGCTAATTCAAAAGGTGTATATCACAATGCGGTTGGTCTTGATGTAACTGAACTTGAGGCAAAACAAGATGTGTTATTTAATAAACTTAAAGAAAGAGGAGTTTTAAATATTGCTATAGGTGATCTTGGAAATGAAATAGGTATGGGAACACTTAAGGAGCAGTTAGATGAATATATTCCATATGCAGCCAAAGGAAGATGTAAGTGTGGATGTAATGGAGGTATAGCCGCAAGTGTACAGGCTGATAACATTATAACAGCAACAGTTTCAGACTGGGGATGCTATGGACTTATTGCAGCATTAGCTTATTTAAAGGATGACTTAAATATTATGCATACAAAAGAAATGGAAGAAGAGGTAATTAAAACAGCTTCAAGAAGTGGAATGATAGATATGTATGGAGATTTGATTCCAGCAATAGATGGATGCTGCATGGAAATGAATTCTTCAATAGTAAGTTTGATGAGAGAAACCATAAAATCAGCGATGGAGCTTAGAAAGACTTGTGCAACATGGTTTGAAAAAGTAATTGAACTAGGATTTTATGAAGATCAGATTAATGAAGTATATGAAAATAAAAAGATAATATAA
- a CDS encoding putative hydro-lyase, whose protein sequence is MDCSKMNPYEVRRLIRNEEIIEPTAGMCAGYAQANLVILPKELAYDFLLFTQRNPKSCPILEVGDVGDKIMKFLGEDIDITTDIPKYRVYEDGIMTGEYTNIKDFWRDDFVSFLIGCSFSFESDLLEENITIRHIEEKCNVPMYITNIDCVPAGIFNGKMVVSMRPLPYSEIVKSVLISGSMPKVHGAPVHIGDPNIIGIKDINKPHFGDRVTIKEGEVPVFWPCGVTPQSVIMNVKPKIVITHAPGHMLITDIKNSSLKY, encoded by the coding sequence ATGGACTGTTCAAAAATGAATCCTTATGAAGTTAGAAGACTAATAAGAAATGAAGAGATAATTGAACCAACAGCAGGAATGTGTGCTGGGTATGCACAAGCTAATCTTGTAATATTACCTAAAGAATTAGCTTATGATTTTCTGTTATTTACTCAAAGAAATCCAAAATCATGTCCAATACTTGAAGTTGGTGATGTGGGCGATAAGATAATGAAATTTTTAGGGGAAGATATTGATATAACAACAGATATACCTAAGTATAGAGTTTATGAAGATGGTATAATGACAGGAGAATACACAAATATAAAAGATTTTTGGAGAGATGACTTTGTAAGCTTTCTTATAGGTTGCAGTTTTTCTTTTGAATCTGATCTTTTAGAAGAAAATATTACAATAAGGCATATAGAAGAAAAATGTAATGTACCAATGTATATAACAAATATTGATTGTGTTCCAGCAGGGATTTTTAATGGTAAAATGGTCGTAAGTATGAGACCTCTTCCATATAGTGAAATAGTAAAGTCTGTTCTTATAAGTGGAAGTATGCCAAAGGTTCACGGAGCACCGGTACACATTGGAGATCCAAATATAATCGGAATAAAAGATATAAATAAACCACATTTTGGTGATAGAGTTACAATAAAAGAAGGAGAAGTGCCCGTGTTTTGGCCATGTGGTGTTACACCTCAGTCAGTAATCATGAATGTAAAACCTAAAATAGTAATAACACATGCACCAGGACATATGCTTATAACGGATATAAAAAATAGTAGTTTAAAGTATTAA
- a CDS encoding 5-oxoprolinase subunit PxpA yields the protein MYRVDLNCDLGESFGNYKIGCDEEVIQYISSANIACGFHASDPLVMDKTVKLAKEYEVAVGAHPGLSDLVGFGRRNMNVSCLEAKTMVQYQIGALNAFCIAHKVQMKHVKPHGALYNMAGNNLDLALAICDGIKSISSDLILLGLSGSKLLEAAKIIGLRSASEVFADRAYNDDGSLVSRNIEGAVIVDENEVINRVVRMIKERKVETINGIDIPINAESICVHGDGVRSLEFVKKINNVFKNENIEITELSNIV from the coding sequence ATGTATAGAGTAGATTTAAACTGTGATTTAGGGGAAAGTTTTGGAAATTATAAGATAGGATGTGATGAAGAGGTTATTCAATATATTTCATCAGCAAATATTGCATGTGGATTTCATGCTTCAGATCCATTAGTTATGGACAAGACTGTTAAATTAGCAAAGGAATATGAGGTGGCAGTAGGGGCACATCCAGGATTATCTGATTTAGTAGGGTTTGGAAGAAGAAATATGAATGTTTCATGTTTGGAAGCGAAGACTATGGTTCAATATCAAATAGGAGCATTAAATGCATTTTGTATTGCTCATAAAGTACAAATGAAGCATGTAAAGCCTCATGGTGCACTTTATAATATGGCAGGTAATAATTTGGATTTGGCACTTGCAATATGTGATGGTATAAAATCTATTAGTTCAGATTTAATTTTGTTAGGATTAAGTGGAAGTAAGTTGTTAGAAGCCGCTAAGATAATTGGATTAAGATCTGCTAGTGAGGTTTTTGCAGACAGGGCTTATAATGATGATGGATCATTAGTTTCAAGGAATATTGAGGGTGCAGTAATAGTGGATGAAAATGAAGTTATAAATCGTGTTGTAAGAATGATAAAAGAAAGAAAAGTTGAAACTATAAATGGAATAGATATACCTATAAATGCAGAATCAATATGTGTACATGGAGATGGTGTAAGGTCA